One stretch of Lacimicrobium alkaliphilum DNA includes these proteins:
- a CDS encoding YbaN family protein: MDWVRVLHWKILAVVSLLLGLAGIPLPGLPTVPFILLAAWSGSKGWPQLENWLLEHPRFGKDIANWRRYGAVSRRAKYLASGMMLFSTSLLWLSDSPRYLQLTVTLILMAVALWLWRRPETTNTTD, encoded by the coding sequence TTGGACTGGGTTCGCGTATTGCACTGGAAAATACTGGCTGTCGTCTCTCTGCTACTGGGACTGGCCGGCATTCCCCTTCCCGGTTTGCCCACTGTGCCTTTTATACTACTGGCAGCCTGGTCGGGCAGTAAAGGCTGGCCGCAACTGGAAAACTGGCTACTGGAACACCCGAGATTCGGCAAGGATATCGCCAACTGGCGTCGCTATGGTGCCGTATCCCGACGGGCAAAATACCTGGCCAGTGGAATGATGCTATTCAGCACATCGTTACTTTGGTTATCCGACTCGCCGCGCTATTTGCAGCTGACAGTGACTCTGATTCTTATGGCTGTGGCGCTATGGCTATGGCGACGACCTGAAACAACCAACACTACAGATTAA
- a CDS encoding CZB domain-containing protein yields MIIAKLKHLLCADLYKKIRQLTATAEHQQLRADRLAAELEQHQSDTRKLKSSLMEQQEQQAILARFAASLDGYHRSFSTLQSFLAQERHGLEQLGYYLHGLDDRLTDMGIRDSLIKSALLAEIELANIEEFQLMVMVQRMVLGHIEADERQVVSVEECGIGRWYYSSLFQRYFGATREFQALETPHQQVHEFALQALQAFRNNDPRVVRACLLSMENANQTMCQLIERMTNNLLSTSAAPSANTQVA; encoded by the coding sequence ATGATTATTGCAAAACTAAAACATCTGCTTTGTGCAGATCTGTACAAAAAAATACGCCAACTGACGGCTACCGCTGAACATCAACAGTTACGGGCTGACAGGCTGGCCGCTGAACTGGAGCAGCATCAGTCTGATACCCGCAAACTAAAAAGCAGTCTGATGGAGCAGCAGGAACAACAGGCGATACTGGCTCGTTTTGCCGCTTCACTGGACGGTTATCACCGCAGCTTTAGCACACTGCAGAGCTTTTTAGCTCAGGAACGCCACGGCCTTGAGCAACTCGGGTATTACTTGCATGGCCTGGATGATCGCCTGACGGATATGGGGATTCGCGACAGTCTGATTAAAAGTGCTCTGCTGGCTGAAATTGAGTTGGCTAATATCGAAGAGTTTCAGTTAATGGTGATGGTACAGCGGATGGTTCTGGGTCATATCGAAGCCGATGAGCGACAGGTTGTATCGGTTGAGGAATGTGGTATTGGCCGCTGGTACTACTCATCATTATTTCAGCGCTATTTTGGCGCCACCAGAGAATTTCAGGCCCTTGAGACACCACACCAACAAGTGCATGAATTTGCCCTTCAGGCACTGCAAGCCTTTCGGAACAATGATCCCAGAGTGGTCAGGGCCTGTTTGCTCAGTATGGAAAATGCCAACCAGACGATGTGTCAGTTGATTGAGAGAATGACGAACAACCTGCTCAGTACCAGCGCTGCCCCGTCAGCCAATACTCAGGTAGCCTGA